The following coding sequences lie in one Thalassoglobus polymorphus genomic window:
- a CDS encoding patatin-like phospholipase family protein — protein sequence MKIGLALGGGGARGLAHLAILQVFDEFGIRPHRIAGTSIGAIVGAAYASGTTASELQDAAHQLILSEDIPVSSWFSHDGPARHWLQLLSPSWGLQGLMDAERFLAEYQHLYQIDTFDDLKIPMQIVAADYWTRQQIVIDSGDVMTAVRASMAVPGLFAPVQHENYLLVDGGAVNPVPFDLLFNDCDFTIAVDIMGHRDLDHSEPPNLIECILGTFQIMQKSILEQKLLARRPDVYLSPEIYAVRVMEFNKISQITEQTQAACEQLREVLRSHLET from the coding sequence ATGAAGATTGGATTGGCTTTAGGAGGTGGAGGGGCTCGTGGACTTGCCCATCTGGCGATCCTTCAAGTTTTTGATGAATTCGGAATCCGACCTCATCGGATTGCTGGAACAAGTATCGGTGCAATCGTAGGCGCGGCGTACGCGAGCGGAACGACTGCTTCCGAATTGCAAGATGCTGCCCATCAGCTGATCCTTTCTGAAGATATCCCCGTCTCATCATGGTTCAGCCATGACGGCCCCGCGAGGCATTGGCTGCAACTTTTGAGCCCAAGCTGGGGCCTGCAAGGTCTTATGGATGCTGAACGATTTCTGGCAGAATATCAGCACCTATATCAAATCGACACATTTGACGACCTGAAAATCCCCATGCAGATCGTCGCTGCAGACTATTGGACAAGACAGCAAATTGTCATTGACTCTGGGGATGTGATGACTGCCGTCCGGGCAAGCATGGCAGTGCCGGGGCTCTTTGCTCCTGTGCAGCATGAAAACTACTTGCTGGTCGATGGAGGGGCAGTCAATCCGGTTCCGTTTGACCTCTTATTCAATGATTGCGACTTTACGATTGCCGTTGACATCATGGGCCATCGAGATCTCGATCATTCGGAACCGCCAAACCTGATCGAATGTATTCTGGGAACATTTCAGATCATGCAGAAGTCAATCCTTGAACAAAAACTCCTGGCACGACGACCAGATGTTTACCTCTCGCCAGAGATCTACGCGGTGCGCGTCATGGAGTTCAATAAGATTTCGCAAATCACAGAGCAAACCCAGGCAGCTTGTGAACAACTCAGAGAAGTTTTGAGATCTCACCTTGAAACTTGA
- a CDS encoding coiled-coil domain-containing protein — protein sequence MDQMTSELEELQARISEARENLIASDELLRSASAIPLAQLGKDIEGFESELQQLNEVIADQKQKVAESLNQVEEDEMMQTELDAKLAELEKLRLQQSRLKNEIDELVKNDLPVYEFASGQQKNGFVVVISDRKIEVSPIGKAPHQNIFESKSQSFIRNLACEKFLSWVTTENDSSNYYFLVIRPDGTESFEKISKSFDTRNIRYGFDVIGQNQRFFVAEKGGAL from the coding sequence GTGGATCAGATGACTTCAGAGCTCGAAGAATTGCAGGCTCGAATCAGTGAGGCACGCGAAAATCTCATTGCATCTGACGAATTACTTCGATCTGCTTCAGCGATCCCGCTTGCTCAACTCGGCAAAGACATTGAGGGTTTTGAATCTGAGCTTCAACAACTGAATGAGGTCATCGCGGACCAGAAGCAGAAAGTTGCGGAAAGTCTTAACCAAGTTGAAGAAGATGAAATGATGCAAACCGAGCTTGATGCAAAACTAGCTGAGCTAGAGAAATTAAGGTTGCAGCAATCTCGCCTCAAAAATGAAATTGACGAACTGGTCAAAAACGATCTGCCAGTTTATGAATTTGCGAGCGGTCAGCAAAAAAACGGGTTTGTCGTTGTCATCTCGGATAGGAAAATTGAAGTTTCACCGATTGGAAAAGCACCTCATCAAAATATTTTTGAATCGAAGAGTCAGTCGTTCATTAGAAATTTGGCTTGCGAGAAATTTTTGAGTTGGGTCACTACAGAGAACGATTCTTCAAATTATTACTTTCTTGTAATTCGCCCTGATGGCACCGAATCATTTGAGAAGATTTCTAAGTCTTTTGATACACGAAATATTCGTTATGGATTTGATGTTATTGGGCAAAATCAACGTTTTTTCGTTGCTGAAAAAGGTGGTGCACTTTGA
- a CDS encoding MotA/TolQ/ExbB proton channel family protein, with amino-acid sequence MTLSTKTEDEKLVWFRSDPEQKMMFQGGRFTRVNKFCSLLLAVIGTVLFFLILIPLHSTYFAAMFTQRGAVPYVIVLFFNWSISILALKASKLRLQRAALKCPLIPSNPEFVLSPSTVGEVTKRMYEFVDEPRQFLLFNRIDIALSNLRNLGRVSDLDEILRSQGVQDESIVESSYSLINAFVWAIPVLGFIGTVQGLSLSIGGFGAVLAKTQELSEIKSSLQNVTGGLSVAFETTLQGLIAALVVQLVLSFVKSKEEEFLDDCSEYCVRNIVGRLRLTPFEMDSAS; translated from the coding sequence ATGACGCTTTCAACAAAGACCGAAGACGAGAAGCTTGTGTGGTTTCGGTCTGATCCAGAACAAAAGATGATGTTTCAGGGAGGGCGTTTCACACGAGTGAATAAGTTTTGTTCATTGCTACTGGCTGTGATCGGAACCGTCCTGTTTTTCCTGATATTGATTCCTTTGCACAGTACTTACTTTGCAGCGATGTTTACTCAGCGTGGAGCAGTTCCTTATGTGATCGTCCTTTTTTTTAACTGGTCCATTTCTATTCTTGCGTTAAAAGCGTCTAAACTCCGTCTTCAGCGCGCGGCACTGAAGTGTCCACTCATTCCCTCAAATCCGGAATTTGTACTTTCGCCGTCAACGGTTGGAGAAGTCACAAAGCGGATGTATGAATTCGTTGACGAGCCGCGCCAGTTTCTGCTTTTCAACCGAATCGATATTGCACTCTCGAACCTCAGGAATCTGGGGAGAGTTTCAGACCTAGACGAAATCTTGAGATCCCAAGGTGTCCAGGATGAGTCAATCGTTGAAAGCAGCTACTCCTTAATAAACGCTTTTGTTTGGGCCATTCCAGTTCTTGGATTCATAGGGACGGTTCAGGGACTGTCATTGTCGATTGGAGGCTTTGGTGCTGTTCTCGCCAAGACTCAAGAGTTGAGTGAGATTAAATCTTCACTCCAGAATGTCACTGGTGGATTATCCGTTGCATTTGAAACTACGCTTCAAGGGCTCATTGCAGCTCTCGTTGTGCAGCTTGTGCTTTCATTTGTTAAGAGCAAAGAGGAAGAGTTTCTCGACGACTGTAGTGAATACTGTGTGCGAAACATCGTCGGAAGGCTTCGTCTGACTCCGTTTGAAATGGACTCCGCTTCATGA
- a CDS encoding DUF1559 domain-containing protein, with translation MAQHSLYDQVKRHRDRSGLTLIEFLVILAIIAVIVALSLPATRTSRGAARRTQCKNNLKQIGIAIHNYAETYQSLPPAYTVDERGNRLHSWRTLILPFIDQQALYKMIDLTKPWSDPVNAQARETVIALYQCPSTEGPPTHTAYQAIVGEENFFHPERSRQFDEIKDGTSNTVMVMETLPKDAVHWMSPNDVDGDYLSAINEDSETAHRGGGNLLLGNGAVRFYSMSAPFEVRQALTTIDAGDEVEDW, from the coding sequence ATGGCTCAGCACTCTCTATACGACCAGGTAAAACGGCATCGGGATCGATCCGGTCTGACGCTCATTGAATTCTTGGTCATTCTGGCAATTATCGCGGTCATCGTGGCCTTGTCTCTGCCAGCAACGAGGACCTCTCGAGGTGCTGCGAGGCGAACTCAATGCAAAAACAATCTCAAGCAAATCGGAATTGCCATTCACAATTATGCGGAGACGTATCAATCTCTTCCTCCGGCATACACCGTTGATGAACGTGGAAACCGGCTGCACAGTTGGCGGACTCTGATCTTGCCTTTTATTGATCAGCAAGCATTGTACAAAATGATTGACCTTACCAAACCGTGGAGTGATCCAGTCAACGCGCAAGCTCGTGAAACGGTCATCGCTTTGTATCAATGTCCATCAACGGAAGGTCCGCCGACGCACACCGCATATCAGGCGATTGTCGGGGAAGAGAATTTCTTCCACCCGGAACGTTCGCGTCAATTTGATGAAATCAAAGATGGAACCTCAAACACTGTCATGGTCATGGAAACCTTGCCAAAAGATGCAGTGCATTGGATGTCACCAAACGATGTTGATGGGGACTACCTGTCGGCAATCAACGAAGATTCTGAAACGGCACATCGCGGCGGAGGGAATCTGTTATTGGGTAATGGCGCTGTCCGCTTCTACAGCATGTCTGCCCCCTTCGAAGTTCGCCAGGCACTCACGACAATCGATGCCGGGGATGAAGTCGAAGACTGGTAA
- a CDS encoding GAP1-N2 domain-containing protein — MQELLYTSAPKGLKPGSRGFCTVLSSSGMPAPVATALEGLSAYRPVFPPGDPQAKLNPVVSSHILLSLVGQRRHVLSRISDHGLDYSQRTNKLAHHVVLEREDRPAAGPGWFLGSSGLMRSDWDGVPRVVQNERVIPSEEIQPKVCQEWKEMTGDAGWGGVLAEAFLADPNRLVYIILEPGMDLLPLIEESIALLPTEKRWDVTFSTYFTKLPKGAVCQCRCVLAGSSEANESRRHVNALRIDLSQDPGVATGGVYVTAARTGELPLDSKPVAPLAEDKVSDGNNSEAGPPSIKIAQDKSTPPKPIPPSRRRQNRKRKAQKSNVGLWGAFFAVLTLLVAVIAILLLNPPENVPQKETVAKNESQEESGPEGEGEGLEKETGEDDSRNSGTNKKADKETDTAGEGAEAGADDTEGSMGQSAEGAPVAEKKEGESVTAGPSPDKQEAEEKEPTYTKPGIFNWLIDDLAKSDGKLVYDKLRLPPDAPLSLSLWVPNDLVSNYSHSSPEKENDKPYGKTRIQVKDEYGGGWSQYLVCGLTQTSSNENHLRISLNVEKPERNRPIDFIKRFVVEIVNGDTDEKWTVLLVNQSIDDKSTGDQGFFSLGFNALFTEKEYSAKLKIDKCKIAISGKEFDLVSEDRVSELEIRKGDEPRISLESITINQIHKFSDDLRNAKGVSFDEVDKSQFETFVLLKTSSRREVDSKLVFNSNIDRLKKILNEAPALLVSNLNSEANGSSKSSMNLKVLNLSNVESIEKIEHNMRVLSNKLTTISMKDSNEEDMKTQQLIKRLKSLKKGYMNVKVFVQERDALLKRIDEAKLTYVSIKQHGTNGVEPGYFPFVEFGAPMNNDDEREGTK; from the coding sequence ATGCAAGAGTTGCTCTACACATCTGCCCCCAAAGGTTTGAAGCCTGGAAGCCGTGGGTTCTGTACGGTTCTCAGTTCTTCCGGGATGCCAGCTCCGGTCGCGACGGCCCTGGAAGGTCTCAGTGCATATCGACCAGTGTTTCCGCCAGGGGATCCACAAGCGAAGTTAAACCCTGTCGTCTCTTCACACATACTTTTGTCTCTCGTGGGGCAACGTCGGCATGTGCTCTCTCGTATTTCTGATCACGGATTGGATTATTCTCAACGAACAAACAAGCTGGCCCACCATGTTGTGCTCGAACGGGAAGACCGGCCCGCTGCTGGTCCCGGGTGGTTTCTAGGAAGTTCCGGTTTGATGCGTTCAGACTGGGACGGCGTACCGCGAGTCGTTCAAAATGAGAGAGTCATCCCTTCTGAAGAGATTCAGCCGAAAGTCTGTCAGGAATGGAAAGAAATGACGGGCGATGCAGGCTGGGGAGGCGTTCTGGCCGAAGCCTTTCTTGCTGATCCGAACAGACTCGTTTACATCATTCTCGAACCAGGCATGGACCTGTTGCCATTAATCGAAGAATCGATTGCACTCCTCCCGACCGAAAAACGCTGGGACGTGACCTTCAGCACTTACTTTACCAAGCTGCCTAAAGGAGCAGTTTGCCAGTGTCGTTGTGTGTTGGCAGGGTCGTCGGAGGCCAATGAATCTCGACGGCATGTCAATGCATTACGGATTGATTTGAGTCAAGATCCCGGAGTCGCAACGGGCGGCGTTTACGTCACGGCAGCCCGGACAGGGGAACTCCCTCTGGACTCAAAACCGGTCGCCCCGCTCGCTGAGGACAAAGTCTCCGATGGGAACAACTCCGAAGCTGGCCCGCCATCCATAAAGATCGCTCAAGATAAATCAACCCCGCCAAAACCGATCCCGCCGTCACGTCGTCGTCAGAACCGTAAACGGAAGGCTCAAAAGTCAAACGTCGGTCTATGGGGTGCGTTCTTTGCAGTTTTAACTCTGCTGGTCGCCGTGATTGCCATCTTGTTGTTGAATCCCCCTGAAAACGTGCCGCAGAAAGAGACGGTTGCAAAGAACGAAAGTCAGGAAGAATCAGGTCCCGAGGGAGAGGGGGAAGGTCTTGAGAAAGAAACTGGGGAAGATGATTCAAGAAATTCGGGAACAAATAAAAAGGCAGATAAGGAGACAGACACCGCTGGAGAAGGCGCGGAGGCTGGAGCTGACGACACCGAAGGCAGTATGGGACAAAGTGCTGAAGGTGCTCCTGTCGCAGAAAAAAAGGAAGGTGAATCAGTCACCGCAGGACCGTCGCCCGACAAGCAAGAAGCCGAAGAAAAAGAGCCGACTTATACAAAACCCGGGATTTTTAATTGGTTGATAGACGATCTCGCGAAAAGTGACGGCAAGCTCGTCTACGATAAACTTCGGCTCCCGCCTGATGCACCTTTATCTCTCTCACTGTGGGTCCCAAATGATTTAGTTTCCAATTACTCTCACTCTTCACCAGAAAAAGAAAACGATAAGCCATATGGTAAAACCAGAATCCAAGTTAAGGATGAGTACGGTGGAGGATGGAGTCAATATCTAGTTTGTGGATTGACACAAACCAGTAGTAACGAAAACCACCTAAGGATATCTCTTAATGTGGAAAAACCTGAACGCAATAGACCAATTGATTTTATCAAGAGGTTTGTCGTAGAGATTGTCAACGGTGATACAGATGAGAAGTGGACAGTTTTGCTGGTAAATCAATCAATAGATGATAAGTCAACTGGTGACCAAGGATTCTTCTCGTTGGGTTTCAATGCTTTGTTCACTGAGAAAGAATACTCAGCAAAATTGAAGATCGATAAATGTAAAATTGCGATTTCAGGAAAAGAATTCGATCTGGTATCCGAAGACAGGGTTTCAGAACTGGAAATAAGGAAGGGTGATGAGCCCCGAATCTCTTTGGAATCAATAACTATAAATCAAATCCATAAGTTTTCTGATGATTTAAGAAATGCTAAGGGAGTCAGTTTCGATGAGGTGGATAAATCTCAATTTGAGACATTTGTGTTGCTGAAGACTTCGAGTAGAAGGGAGGTTGATTCAAAGTTAGTTTTTAATTCAAACATAGATAGATTGAAGAAAATATTGAATGAAGCACCTGCGTTGTTGGTCTCAAACTTGAATTCAGAAGCTAATGGTTCAAGTAAAAGTAGTATGAATTTGAAAGTGCTCAACCTGAGCAATGTAGAGTCAATAGAGAAAATTGAACACAACATGAGAGTTTTGAGTAATAAGTTGACGACAATTTCTATGAAAGATTCAAATGAAGAAGACATGAAAACACAACAACTTATAAAGAGGTTAAAAAGTCTGAAAAAAGGGTACATGAACGTTAAGGTTTTCGTCCAAGAAAGAGATGCTCTACTTAAAAGGATCGATGAAGCCAAGTTGACATATGTTTCGATTAAACAACACGGAACAAATGGTGTGGAACCGGGATATTTCCCATTCGTCGAGTTTGGGGCTCCAATGAACAATGATGATGAACGGGAGGGCACCAAATGA
- a CDS encoding DUF4339 domain-containing protein — MDNQKYFVRIRGKIMGPFTLDQLASLKNRGRLHDEHEVSTDRSTWVPANRIEGLFERKAAEAVATNHQEVKEESTASEGSTSWYYTIDDVQKGPVSFAKLEKLCRNGRISDDDLVWNENLDEWIAVSEVDGLETSGNVKVKKQSKEKFPTFRSDSHGQTIFWDALLDGVRSTITAAGLEATFHGMIKRGSLAMTVAIISWFGVVITQGVKSDSIQAILWGMCSVLILSALKYVAVHLSFASEELVRNTPNTLATPAFPNAISVLLLSTGVGIAGISVYYALERDDLVMKILLLLVAGESLVVFIGSAYATLRPDWLNIKIESGANAALEGVAVFSMSLKLLMRLLTVVFCVSAWIGAVVLITSNICFIIGGEWLLTAIALSSVGVMQLSAASIAPLIGYLFFVFWSIFLGTAQAILLLSRNDKS, encoded by the coding sequence GTGGATAATCAGAAGTATTTTGTTCGAATTCGTGGGAAAATAATGGGGCCATTCACCCTCGATCAACTTGCCTCTTTGAAAAACCGAGGGCGGCTCCACGATGAACATGAAGTTTCAACCGACCGTAGCACCTGGGTTCCAGCTAATCGAATAGAGGGACTGTTTGAACGGAAAGCTGCTGAAGCAGTCGCTACGAATCACCAAGAGGTTAAAGAAGAAAGCACCGCTTCCGAAGGTTCAACCTCTTGGTACTACACCATCGATGATGTCCAGAAAGGGCCGGTTTCTTTTGCCAAGCTTGAGAAGCTTTGCCGCAACGGAAGAATTAGCGATGACGATCTCGTTTGGAACGAAAATCTGGATGAGTGGATTGCGGTTTCAGAAGTTGATGGACTTGAGACTTCGGGAAATGTCAAAGTTAAAAAGCAGAGCAAGGAGAAATTCCCAACTTTTCGAAGTGACTCACACGGACAAACTATCTTCTGGGACGCACTCCTTGATGGTGTTCGAAGCACCATTACGGCAGCAGGGCTTGAAGCCACCTTTCATGGAATGATTAAACGTGGCAGCCTTGCCATGACAGTCGCGATAATTTCATGGTTTGGAGTCGTTATCACGCAGGGCGTCAAGTCGGATAGTATTCAGGCCATACTCTGGGGCATGTGCTCGGTCCTGATACTATCTGCTTTGAAATATGTTGCTGTGCACCTCAGCTTTGCTTCTGAAGAACTGGTGCGTAACACTCCGAACACCTTGGCGACTCCGGCATTCCCCAATGCAATTTCAGTGCTCCTGTTGTCGACAGGAGTTGGGATAGCAGGAATTTCGGTTTATTATGCTTTGGAAAGAGATGATCTGGTTATGAAAATACTACTGCTCTTAGTAGCAGGTGAGTCGCTCGTTGTGTTTATTGGCTCTGCGTATGCGACGCTTCGTCCAGATTGGCTGAACATAAAAATTGAAAGTGGAGCCAACGCCGCACTGGAAGGAGTCGCTGTTTTCTCGATGAGCCTCAAGCTTTTGATGAGGTTGCTGACAGTCGTTTTTTGCGTCAGTGCATGGATAGGAGCTGTCGTCTTAATTACCAGCAATATTTGTTTCATCATTGGAGGTGAATGGCTTCTCACAGCGATAGCTCTTTCATCGGTTGGGGTGATGCAGTTATCAGCTGCGAGCATTGCACCACTCATCGGGTATTTGTTTTTTGTATTCTGGTCGATATTCCTCGGTACAGCCCAGGCGATTCTTTTGCTTTCACGAAATGATAAATCCTGA